A DNA window from Rhizobium jaguaris contains the following coding sequences:
- the ftsY gene encoding signal recognition particle-docking protein FtsY, translated as MALSFIKKVFTFGREKPVEEQAPEETTPVEAAVPEQEAPVAESSVGSEFAEPASPPSVRSGHLPHEGGDRLESEAPAAQKEQADEQAEDDLRAELNAQEIEAEEASSSEHPLAIEVSGEPDATAIEPISPLVGEMSDRTEGGDEASVGSEFSSEITEAPTDSEPSSENTETPAVAPMLPKGFSTAVSAPAPAPEAPKQKLSWFQRLRAGLARTSSQLTGQITALFTKRKLDDQTLQDLEDLLIQADLGVETAMRVTDTLASERYGKDVTGEDVSRIMAQEIAKVLKPVAKPLQLDLSHKPHVILIVGVNGTGKTTTIGKLAAKLSGAGLKVMVAAGDTFRAAAIEQLKIWADRTKSEFIGTKLGADAAGLAFDAFQQAKASKSDVLIIDTAGRLQNKAELMAELEKIVRVLGKLDPDAPHTVLQTLDATTGQNALNQVEIFRNVAGVNGLIMTKLDGTARGGILVAISAKHKLPVYFIGVGEGVDDLEPFEAEDFAHAIAGIGQ; from the coding sequence ATGGCGCTCAGTTTCATCAAGAAAGTCTTCACCTTCGGCCGCGAAAAGCCGGTGGAAGAGCAGGCGCCGGAAGAGACTACGCCGGTTGAGGCCGCTGTTCCGGAGCAGGAAGCGCCTGTTGCGGAGTCTTCCGTTGGCTCCGAATTTGCCGAGCCTGCGTCACCCCCCTCCGTCCGTTCGGGACATCTCCCCCACGAGGGGGGAGATCGTTTGGAGAGCGAGGCGCCGGCTGCGCAAAAAGAGCAGGCCGATGAGCAAGCAGAAGACGATCTTCGCGCTGAGTTGAATGCTCAGGAGATCGAGGCCGAGGAGGCTTCTTCGTCAGAGCATCCTTTGGCGATCGAAGTTAGCGGTGAGCCAGACGCAACCGCGATCGAACCGATCTCCCCCCTTGTGGGGGAGATGTCCGATAGGACAGAGGGGGGTGACGAAGCTTCGGTTGGCTCGGAGTTCTCGTCGGAAATCACCGAAGCTCCGACAGACTCAGAACCTTCATCGGAAAACACCGAAACCCCAGCCGTCGCTCCCATGCTCCCCAAGGGTTTCTCCACGGCCGTCTCCGCGCCAGCACCTGCTCCGGAAGCGCCGAAGCAGAAGCTTTCATGGTTCCAGCGCCTGCGCGCCGGTCTCGCGCGCACCTCGTCGCAGCTCACCGGGCAGATCACGGCGCTTTTCACCAAGCGCAAGCTTGACGATCAGACGCTGCAGGATCTGGAGGATCTGCTGATCCAGGCCGATCTTGGCGTCGAGACGGCAATGCGGGTCACCGATACGCTGGCTTCGGAACGCTACGGCAAGGATGTGACCGGCGAGGATGTCAGCCGGATCATGGCACAGGAAATCGCGAAGGTATTGAAGCCGGTCGCCAAGCCGTTGCAGCTCGATCTCAGCCACAAGCCGCATGTCATTCTCATCGTCGGCGTCAACGGCACCGGCAAGACCACGACGATCGGCAAGCTGGCGGCGAAATTGTCCGGCGCCGGGCTGAAGGTCATGGTCGCAGCCGGCGACACCTTCCGCGCCGCAGCCATCGAGCAGTTGAAGATCTGGGCCGACCGCACCAAGTCGGAATTCATCGGCACCAAGCTCGGCGCCGACGCCGCTGGCCTTGCCTTCGATGCCTTTCAGCAGGCCAAGGCCAGCAAGAGCGACGTGCTGATCATCGACACCGCCGGCCGGCTGCAGAACAAGGCGGAGCTGATGGCGGAGCTGGAAAAGATCGTCCGCGTGCTCGGCAAGCTCGATCCGGATGCGCCGCATACCGTCCTGCAGACGCTGGATGCGACCACGGGCCAGAATGCGCTCAACCAAGTGGAAATCTTCCGTAATGTCGCAGGAGTGAACGGGCTGATCATGACCAAGCTTGACGGCACGGCGCGGGGCGGCATTCTGGTGGCCATCTCGGCCAAGCACAAGCTGC
- the mtaB gene encoding tRNA (N(6)-L-threonylcarbamoyladenosine(37)-C(2))-methylthiotransferase MtaB yields the protein MSGVEVITFGCRLNTYESEVMRSQAETAGLNNAILVNTCAVTGEAVRQARQAIRRARRDNPHARIIVTGCAAQTEKQTFAEMAEVDAVLGNEEKLTSASYRSLPDFGVSAEEKLRVNDIMSVRATAPQMIRHIDGHVRAFIQVQNGCDHRCTFCIIPYGRGNSRSVPMGAVVSQARSLVESGYREIVLTGVDATSYGSDLPGQPTLGLLAKTLLKQIPEIRRLRLSSIDSIEADQHLMNLIADEPRFMPHLHLSLQHGDDMILKRMKRRHSRADAISFVEDVRRLRPEMSFGADMIAGFPTETEAMFENAVNLAEETGIAHLHVFPYSPRPGTPAARMPQLDRTLIKERAARLRLAGQKLHQSHLDTMVGTRQWLLVENNGLAHTENFTLVAAPGLGPRDLVQVTITGHNGKHLDMQLAAADAA from the coding sequence GTGAGCGGGGTCGAGGTCATCACCTTCGGCTGCCGTCTCAACACCTATGAATCAGAAGTGATGAGGTCGCAAGCAGAAACCGCCGGGCTCAACAATGCCATCCTGGTCAACACCTGTGCGGTCACTGGCGAGGCCGTGCGTCAGGCGCGCCAGGCAATCCGCCGCGCGCGGCGCGACAATCCGCATGCCCGCATCATCGTCACCGGCTGTGCCGCGCAGACGGAAAAGCAGACTTTCGCCGAAATGGCGGAAGTGGATGCCGTGCTCGGCAACGAGGAGAAGCTGACGAGCGCCTCCTATCGCTCGCTACCGGATTTCGGCGTATCGGCCGAAGAGAAGCTGCGCGTCAACGATATCATGAGCGTGCGGGCGACCGCGCCGCAGATGATCCGGCATATCGACGGGCACGTGCGCGCTTTCATCCAAGTACAGAACGGCTGCGACCATCGCTGCACCTTCTGCATCATTCCCTATGGCCGAGGCAATTCGCGCTCCGTGCCGATGGGCGCCGTGGTGAGCCAGGCGCGCAGCCTCGTCGAAAGCGGTTACCGCGAGATCGTCTTGACCGGCGTCGATGCCACCAGCTACGGCTCCGACCTGCCGGGTCAGCCGACGCTCGGCCTTCTGGCGAAGACGCTGCTGAAGCAGATCCCCGAGATCCGCCGGCTGCGGCTGTCCTCGATCGACAGCATCGAGGCCGACCAACATCTGATGAATCTGATCGCCGACGAGCCGCGCTTCATGCCGCATCTGCATCTGTCGCTGCAACATGGCGACGACATGATCCTGAAGCGGATGAAGCGGCGGCACTCACGCGCCGATGCTATCAGTTTCGTCGAGGACGTTCGTCGTCTTCGGCCGGAGATGAGCTTTGGCGCCGATATGATCGCCGGTTTTCCGACCGAAACGGAAGCAATGTTCGAAAACGCCGTAAACCTTGCGGAAGAGACGGGCATTGCGCATCTACATGTCTTTCCCTATAGCCCGCGTCCCGGCACGCCGGCCGCGAGGATGCCGCAGCTCGACCGGACGCTGATCAAGGAACGCGCTGCACGGCTGCGTTTGGCTGGACAAAAACTGCATCAGTCCCATCTCGACACGATGGTCGGCACGCGGCAGTGGCTGCTTGTGGAGAACAACGGGCTGGCGCATACGGAAAACTTCACGCTTGTCGCAGCGCCGGGCCTCGGGCCGCGCGACCTTGTGCAGGTGACGATCACCGGCCACAATGGCAAACATCTCGATATGCAACTTGCGGCCGCCGACGCGGCCTGA
- the dapF gene encoding diaminopimelate epimerase translates to MSNTVEFARMNGLGNKILVVDMRGRKDVVTAAAAIALNADPATEFDQIMAIHDPKAQGTDAWIDILNSDGTKAQACGNGTRCVVQALAAETGRKMFTFQTVAGILNAVEHEDGAISVDMGKPVFAWDKIPLAEEFADTRRIELQIGPIDNPVLHSPSVMSMGNPHAIFWVDKDPMSYDLARFGPLLENHPMFPERANITLAQVLSPTTLRTRTWERGAGLTLACGSAACSAAVSAARTGRTGRKVTIDVASAPAPSLLTIEWRESDDHVVMTGPAEWEWSGSVDPTTGRWTRDQEQGAQAR, encoded by the coding sequence ATGAGCAATACGGTCGAATTCGCGCGGATGAACGGGCTTGGCAACAAGATCCTGGTCGTCGACATGCGCGGCCGGAAAGATGTGGTGACGGCGGCGGCGGCGATTGCGCTGAATGCCGATCCGGCCACTGAGTTCGATCAGATCATGGCGATCCACGATCCCAAGGCGCAAGGCACCGACGCCTGGATCGATATCCTGAATTCAGACGGCACGAAGGCGCAGGCCTGCGGCAACGGCACGCGCTGCGTCGTGCAGGCGCTTGCGGCCGAGACCGGCAGGAAGATGTTCACCTTCCAGACCGTCGCCGGCATTCTGAATGCCGTCGAGCACGAGGATGGCGCGATTTCGGTCGATATGGGCAAGCCGGTCTTCGCGTGGGACAAGATTCCGCTCGCGGAGGAATTCGCCGACACGCGCCGTATCGAGCTGCAGATCGGGCCGATCGACAATCCTGTGCTGCATTCGCCCTCAGTCATGTCCATGGGCAATCCGCATGCAATCTTCTGGGTCGACAAGGACCCGATGTCTTACGATCTCGCCCGCTTCGGGCCGCTACTCGAAAATCATCCGATGTTTCCCGAGCGTGCCAATATCACGCTGGCACAGGTGCTTTCGCCGACCACGCTGCGCACGCGCACCTGGGAGCGTGGCGCGGGGCTGACGCTTGCCTGTGGCTCGGCCGCCTGTTCGGCTGCTGTCAGCGCGGCGCGCACAGGTCGAACCGGCCGCAAGGTGACGATCGATGTTGCTTCGGCGCCGGCACCGAGCTTGCTCACCATAGAATGGCGGGAAAGCGACGATCACGTCGTGATGACAGGTCCGGCGGAATGGGAATGGTCCGGCTCCGTCGATCCCACGACGGGTCGCTGGACGCGCGATCAGGAGCAGGGGGCTCAGGCGCGGTGA
- a CDS encoding SRPBCC family protein yields MPNTIRLHRVLATSPEKVYRAFIEADALAKWLPPNGFACTVHHLEPSVGGTFRMSFRNFTTGQSHAFGGEFRELVPGELVRYTDKFDDPNLPGEMEVTVTLKKVLVGTEVNITQAGVPDLIPPEACYLGWQESLINLAKLVEPEINQ; encoded by the coding sequence ATGCCGAATACCATACGTCTGCACCGCGTCCTGGCAACCAGCCCGGAGAAGGTCTATCGCGCATTCATCGAGGCGGACGCGCTCGCCAAATGGCTTCCGCCCAACGGCTTTGCCTGCACCGTGCATCACCTGGAACCGAGCGTCGGCGGTACGTTCAGAATGTCCTTCCGCAATTTCACCACGGGCCAAAGCCATGCGTTCGGCGGTGAATTTCGCGAGCTCGTCCCCGGCGAGCTGGTGCGCTACACCGACAAGTTCGACGACCCGAACCTGCCGGGCGAAATGGAAGTGACCGTGACGTTGAAGAAGGTCCTCGTCGGGACCGAAGTGAATATCACGCAGGCGGGCGTACCCGATCTCATTCCGCCAGAAGCCTGCTATCTCGGCTGGCAGGAATCGCTGATCAATCTGGCAAAGCTCGTCGAGCCTGAGATAAATCAGTAA
- a CDS encoding MBL fold metallo-hydrolase has protein sequence MTDRSGSRKASNRYYQGPISDHFDGLRFFNPDGVEPGGLSDLLKWKLSGGRARWPNPVVSLFPPARPDKHVFGDALRVTMIGHASMLIQAAGLNILTDPVWSERVSPFTFIGPKRAVPPGIRFEDLPPIDLVLVSHNHYDHLDLATLTRLHERHAPKMLTPLGNDAIIRRGVPDARIATMDWGDRIAVTNGVTVDAEPCHHWSARGAGDRRMALWAAFVITTPAGKIYHIGDTGFHGGLNYEAARQKHGGFRLGILPFGAYEPRWFMKGQHQNPEEAVQGMKLCNAAHVAGHHFATFQLTDEAIDAPVKALDAALRQEGVEADRFRPLRAGEVFDVPVV, from the coding sequence ATGACAGATAGATCCGGCTCCCGGAAGGCATCGAACCGTTATTATCAAGGTCCAATCTCCGATCATTTCGACGGGCTACGCTTCTTCAATCCCGACGGCGTGGAGCCGGGCGGGCTCAGTGACCTGTTGAAATGGAAACTTAGCGGTGGCCGCGCCCGTTGGCCGAATCCGGTCGTCAGCCTGTTTCCGCCGGCGAGGCCCGACAAGCATGTTTTCGGCGACGCCTTGCGGGTGACCATGATCGGTCATGCCTCGATGCTGATCCAGGCGGCCGGGCTCAATATATTGACCGATCCGGTATGGTCGGAACGCGTGAGCCCGTTCACCTTCATCGGGCCGAAGCGGGCGGTTCCGCCCGGCATCCGGTTCGAAGATCTGCCGCCGATCGATCTCGTGCTGGTCTCGCACAATCATTATGACCATCTCGACCTCGCAACGCTGACGCGGCTGCACGAGAGGCATGCGCCGAAAATGCTCACGCCTCTCGGTAACGATGCCATTATCCGCCGTGGGGTGCCTGACGCTCGGATCGCGACGATGGATTGGGGCGATCGCATCGCCGTCACCAACGGGGTGACCGTCGATGCCGAGCCCTGCCATCACTGGTCGGCGCGTGGCGCCGGCGACCGCCGCATGGCGCTCTGGGCCGCGTTCGTCATCACGACTCCCGCCGGCAAGATCTACCATATCGGCGATACCGGCTTTCATGGCGGCTTGAATTATGAAGCGGCGCGGCAAAAACATGGCGGCTTCCGTCTCGGCATCCTGCCTTTCGGTGCTTACGAACCGCGTTGGTTCATGAAAGGACAGCATCAGAACCCGGAAGAAGCGGTTCAAGGTATGAAACTCTGCAACGCGGCGCACGTCGCTGGCCACCATTTCGCGACCTTCCAGCTCACCGACGAGGCGATCGATGCGCCGGTCAAAGCTCTGGATGCGGCGCTTCGACAGGAAGGCGTGGAGGCGGATCGCTTCAGGCCGCTCAGGGCAGGGGAAGTGTTTGATGTGCCGGTGGTTTAG